Below is a genomic region from Paraburkholderia phenazinium.
GGCAACATGGCCTACTCGCTGAATCTGCTGGGCGGCGACGCACGCATCATGGGCGCGCTCGGCGCGGTCGACGCACAACGCTACCTGGATCGCTTCGACCAGCTGGGCCTCTCGCGCGAGCACGTGCTCGTGCTGGAGAACACCTACTCCGCGCAAGCGATGATCACCACCGATCTGGAAAACAATCAGATCACCGCCTTCCACCCCGGCGCGATGATGCAGGCGCATCTGAACCACGCCGACGAAGCGAAGGACATCACGCTCGCGATCGTAGGACCGGACGGCTACGACGCGATGACCCAGCACTCCGAACGACTCGCCGCTGCCGGCGTGCCGTTCATCTTCGATCCGGGCCAGGGGCTGCCGCTGTTCGACGGCGCGACGCTGCGCCGCATGATCGAGCTCGCCACTTACGTGGCGGTGAACGACTACGAGGCCAAACTGGTGAGCGACAAGACCGGCTGGTCAGTCGAAGAAATTGCCGCAAAGGTCGAAGCGCTGATCGTGACGCGCGGCGAGCATGGCTCGCAAATCCATCACGCGGGCGGTATTGAGGAGATCCCTCCCGTCACGGCCAGGCAGGTACTCGACCCGACCGGCTGCGGCGATGCCTTCCGCGGCGGTTTGCTCTACGGTATCGAGAAGCAGCTCGGCTGGGCCACTACGGGCCGTCTCGCAGGCCTGATGGGCACGCTCAAGATAGAGCATCTCGGACCGCAAAACTATGCGCCCACCCGGGCAGAGATCAACGAGCGGTTCAAGCAGGTATTTGGCTACGATCTGACGTAACGCCAAAGCGCCCGCGCACGAAACACAGCGGGCAAAAAAAATCCCGCCGCCGGAAACCCGGCGACGGGACGGTGATTGAGCAGCGAGACTGAAGGGCTACTCAATCATCGGACACATCGAAATGTGCCTAACGACTCAGCCAGTTACGGACGGCTGCCGGTCGGGAACGGCCATGCTGCAGCCGGGTTCAACGCGGTCTTCACCGTAGCTGCCGGTGCTGCGCTCGTTGCAGCGGGAGCAGCAGGTGCCGGTGCAGCCTTCTTGGCAACAGCCTTCTTCGGAGCAGCAGCCTTCTTGGCAGGCGCAGCGGGGGCTTTCGCAGCCTTCTTCGCAGGGGCCTTGGCGGCCTTCTTCGCGGGGGCCTTGGCAGCCTTCTTGGCAGGCGCCTTCTTGGCAGCGGCCTTCTTAGCCGGTGCTGCCTTCTTGGCAACCTTCTTCGCTGCAACCTTCTTTACTGCTGCCTTCTTTGCCGGTGCTGCCTTCTTCGCTGCAACCTTCTTCACTGCAACTTTCTTGGCTGCAACCTTCTTCACAGCGGCCTTCTTAGCCGGCGCCTTCTTCGCTGCAACCTTCTTCACAGCGACTTTCTTCGCAGCAACCTTCTTCACTGCGACTTTCTTCGCTGCGGCCTTCTTTGCCGGTGCTGCCTTCTTCGCTGCAACCTTCTTCACAGCGACTTTCTTAGCGGCGGCTTT
It encodes:
- a CDS encoding carbohydrate kinase family protein, with the protein product MATLICGSLAYDNIMTFEGRFREHILPEQVHILNVSFLVPTMRSEFGGCAGNMAYSLNLLGGDARIMGALGAVDAQRYLDRFDQLGLSREHVLVLENTYSAQAMITTDLENNQITAFHPGAMMQAHLNHADEAKDITLAIVGPDGYDAMTQHSERLAAAGVPFIFDPGQGLPLFDGATLRRMIELATYVAVNDYEAKLVSDKTGWSVEEIAAKVEALIVTRGEHGSQIHHAGGIEEIPPVTARQVLDPTGCGDAFRGGLLYGIEKQLGWATTGRLAGLMGTLKIEHLGPQNYAPTRAEINERFKQVFGYDLT
- a CDS encoding histone H1-like DNA-binding protein: MATAKKAAAKKVAVKKVAAKKAAPAKKAAAKKVAVKKVAAKKVAVKKVAAKKAPAKKAAVKKVAAKKVAVKKVAAKKAAPAKKAAVKKVAAKKVAKKAAPAKKAAAKKAPAKKAAKAPAKKAAKAPAKKAAKAPAAPAKKAAAPKKAVAKKAAPAPAAPAATSAAPAATVKTALNPAAAWPFPTGSRP